The following nucleotide sequence is from Komagataeibacter medellinensis NBRC 3288.
CATGACCTCCACGTCCTGCATGCCGAGCTGCAATCCGAAATTGGCCGAGGACATACGGTAGAACGCCGGGTCCGACCACGAGCCATGGGCATCGCGCGTCAGGAACACACAGCCGCCGCCGCCGCCGCCAAAGGCGATGGACATGCGAAAGACGGAGGGGCAGATAATCACGCCGCGTGACTGGGCAAGGTAACGGGTAACCTTGCTGTTCGCGGTGGCGGTGGAGAACATGTCCCGCACGGTCAGGGTGGCACGGTCCACCAGATTCTGTTCTTCTTCCATGCTTGCCGCAAGGGCACCGTGGAGCGGCATCATCAGGGCCAAGGTGGCAAGTGATGTCCTGATGAAATGAAATGTGCGCAAAACCGTGCTCCCTTTCCGATTCGTAACGGCAGATCCACCAAAACGGCCCGTGCCATGGAGTGGTGTGTTTTCATGGCTGAATCATGACCCGCAAGGCAAGCCCGTCCGGTGGTCTATCGTCCTATATTGCCGTTATTTAAGGGAGACCCCAACCGCACTGGAAAATGCATTGGCAATACCGGGAGCTGCGGCCAGGATGCTGATGCCGTCGTTCAATCCGCCATCACGCAGGAAGGGGGAGACGCATGCGCCCGCTTCTTCCAGCAACACCAGTGCGGCGGCTACGTCCCAAAGATTGATACGGATTTCCAGGTAGCCGTCCTGCCGCCCGCAGGCGACTTCTGCCAGCGCAATCGCACCTGACCCGCCCGAGCGCGGCATGGCGCCCAGATTCAGGATGGCATCAATCTTTTGCTGGAATACGCCAGGCGGTACGCGGTTGCTCCATCCCATCTCGATCAGGGACGCGGCCGTATCGGTCACGGGAGATGCCTTGATACGTTTACCATTGAGAAAGGCCCCATGGCCGCGCACGGCGGTATAGGTCTCGCCCAGGGCGGGGGCCTCAATGATGCCCGCAACCGGCGTGTCGCCATCCATCAGGCCAAGCGAGACACACCAGCGGTTGCGGCCGCGGGCGTAGTTTGACGTGCCATCAATGGGGTCCACCACCCAGCGCAGGCTGCCGGTACGGGTGCGTCCTTCTTCCTCACCCTGAAAGCCGTCTTCGGGGAACAGTGTGCCGATTCGCTCCGAGATGAAGGATTCCACCGCGCCATCGGCTTCCGTCAGCCAGTCCTGTGCGCTTTTTTGGGTGCCCTGCGGGCCGCCGGGGGCCGGGCGCATCTTCATGGCAAGGGCTGCTGCATCGCGCACGATGGAGCGCGCGGCTTCAAAGCGGGTCAGGATGGCCTGGGTCATCGGTTAGCCTTTCGTATGTCGGGAAACATTATTCTACACGTAATGCCGTTCTGAGCGTCTGGTCCAGTTGTGGCATTTCCATCCGGCCCAGACGTTCCGCTGCCTGCAGGGCAAATTGCAAGGTCAGCTTTCGCCTGCGTGCGGGGGCGAGTGCGGTGTGGGGTGGATGGTGGATGATCGCGCAGTCCACGCAGGTTGGTCTGCCATCGGCGCCCCTGTCGGTTGCGGCGACGATCAGGCCGGTGGTGTCGGGCAGTACGGTCCGGGGAAAATCCTGATTGACTGCAAAATACATCCGGTCGCACCACGGCAGGTAATCGGACCATTTACGGTCAGCCCGGAAATCGGGCAGGCCGGACTTGATCTCGATGCAGACAAGATGCCCCTGCGGCGTCAGGGCCATGATATCGGCCCGTCTGCGATCGGGCAGTGAGAATTCATGCAGCACCGCCCACCCATGCTGTCGACACATCTGGCTCACGCCCATGCGTATGGCGGTCTGGGTATGGGGGGCAGGCAGGGGGTCTGGCATCGGACAGTAACGAGCTGTCAGGTGGCAGATGCCGTGGAAAGCAGGTGAGTTACCAGTTCCAGATCTGCTGGCTTGTCCACATCCACAGCGGCCCGGCCATCAGCCAGCGGGATCAGGGCAACACGGGCATGCGCAAGCTGGCCGATACGGCGACAGACATCCGCGCGGGTCAACCGCCTGAACACGAAGCGCAGCAGGATGCTCAGGCCCAGAATACGCGCCATCCGGAACGGGTGTTTGCGCTCGGTTTCCAGCTTCTGCCACAGCCGGATCACGCCGGCCGCAGCAGGTGTACGGAAAAGGAACATGTTACAGCCCGAGAACGCACCATCGGCCAGCCGGATCATGGTGCGCTTCGTGCCCGGCACGTCGCGCATGATCGACTCTTCCATGGCGACGGCTGCTGCAACATCACTCCCGCTTTCCAGTGCCGCTTGCACAAAGCTGCGGACCCAGCCCGGCTCCAGCAGGGCATGGTCCGCTGTCGTGACCAGTAGCGGCGTACCAAGCGTGTCGAGTGCCTTCATGACACTGGCGCTCGGCCCGGCGGCAGGCGGGATGAAAGTCACGCCCGCTGGCACAATGCCTTCCAGCACGTCGGGTTGTTCGATGCAGATGGCGATCGTGTCGATGTCCCCTACTGATTGTAGTGCCGTGATGACCCGACTGATCATGGGCGTGCCACAGACCGGCAGCAGCGCCTTGTGCGAAATGCCGGCGGCCTGTGCCATGGGATCAACCCGGCCCGCCCGGCTTCCCGCCAGAATGAGGACATGGATCCCCATGCTCATGCTGCGTTGCGCGTGGTGTTGGCACCATCGGGCCGGTCACGCGGGGGGGAGCCGGTTTCTTCCATAACCCAGGGGTAATGCTGCGCTTCCTTGATGTCGTAGCCAAGGTTGAACACCGTGGGGCTGCGCGGGCAGCCACGGGCATCGCGGTAATAGCTGCGGAACAGGCGGTCAGCCACGAAGCTGGTGATGCCGTAATTGCCATTTTCGTTATGGAAATGATGCAGGACGTGGCGCTGCTTCATGCGCTGAATCCAGTTCATGCGCGGCTTGTAATTAAGGTGCTGGATACAGTGAAAGAATTCATAAATGCAGGTAATGGTCAGTCCTGCACCGAAGGCTGCTGCCGATGCCGGCATGCCGCCAATGGCGTAGCCGATGGGAATGGTCACGACGGCGATGGTGGGAATGGTGTTGAGCGGTGAACCGAACAGCACATCCAGCAGGTGCGGATCCTGGTGATGGTCAAAATGGATGCGTTTCCACAGCGATGCGCTCCATTTCATGCGGTACAGGAAGCGCCCATGCAGGATGAAGCGATGGATGGCATACCATACCATCGGATAGACCAGCATGACCGCCCCGATGCTGACAGCTACCGGAACAAAAGCGGCATAAGTATATGCCATTACGGTAAAGCTGCACAGAATCAGGGCAAAATAGAGCAGGATGGTGGGATAGGTCAGGTAGGCAATCCAGAGCTGGGATAGGTTCATTTTGCCCAGGTCGAAACTCCGGCCCGTGCGGATTGAACTGTTCTTCAGGGTGTTGGTAATCATCGCTCTTCGATCCTCAGTAGCACGGTGATGACGCCAAGGATAAAAATAAGGATCCCGACGAATATCGCCATAAGCGAGGGCAGCGTTCCTGCATTTCCCAGCGCACGCAGCAGCCCCTGGAATACAACAAACAGCAGGCCGGCGCCCAGACACCATACCGGTAGCCAGCTGCGGATGCCAGCCCGGGGGGGGATATAGACCACCGGCACGGCCAGTAACAGCATTACCGTGAATGTCACGGGTAACATGATGCGTCCCAGTATTTCGGTCAGGAAGAAGGACGGGGACTGGCTGGAAGGCAGGCTGCCGTTTTCTTCAGCCAGCATCGTGCTGATGGACTGGGTAAAGCTTGTGGTCAGTTGGGTGATGTAACCGGGGGTCAGCGTAATGGGCCAGTCAAGCCGCGTGCTTTGACCGGGCGGGATATCGAGCAGGTCGACACGGGTGGGGCTGACAACGTCAAGCACCCGGGCAGGCGTACCATACCAGTGACCATGTACATAGCGCGCCGAGTCCAGAGTCGTGACCTTCTGTAGCAGGCTCTGGCGGTCGCGGTGATAGACCATTACATCCTTGAGTACGCTTCCCCCGTTGCCAAGGAAGTGGATGCTGATCAGGTCATTGCCCGAACGGATCCAGTAATTGTGGGGGTCAGCAAGGGCATCTGGCGCGGTGAGGTTCCACCACTGGGCCAGAGCCTGTTCGGTGCGCGGGGTAACCTGATCATTCACCACTCCGCATAATATGCCCAGCACGATGGTGGTAGGCAGGAACAGCTTGATCAGTCCCGGCGTAGACAGTCCCGCCGCGCGCATGATCGCGATCTCGTTGGATGTTGTCATCTGCATCAGCGCCAGCAGGGCACCGATCAACATGGCAATCGGCATGGCGTTGCAGAACAGGAGTGGCAGGCGCATCACCGCATAATACAGCACCCCGCTCATACCCAGATGGCGGTGCATGATTTCCGTTACCTGTTCCAGCAGGGCCAGGATTTCCATGAGCGATACGACGATAATGGCGGTGGCGAACACCTTGCCCATCATCTCGCGCGACAGGTAGCCCAGCAGGACCGTGCCGCTGGCCAGGCGCAGCCGGTGCTTCATGCCTGACGTTCCGTCATGTGGCGGGGCAGACCATCAGCGGAAAGCTGGCGCGAAGCCATGCTCGGCCCACGTTCGAGCAGGATACGCAATCCACCCGCCTGCCGGATCAGAACACCTACGCAGATAAGGCAGAATACCAGTGTGGGCAGCCAGATCACCAGCAGCGGCGACATATGCATGTTGGCGACAAAGCTCATGCCCATCTGTAGCGTATGGTCGAACCCGACCAGTGTTATGGCGGCAATGGCCAGGCCGGGGTTATTTTTCTGCCGCTTGCGCACACCTGCTAGGGCACAGGCCAGAATAGGGATGAAGGGAATGGCCGTTGTGCGCGCCAGACGGAAATTCAGCTCCGCAATCATATAGGAATGGCTAATGGCGGGATTGCCGTGCCTGATGCCGTAATACAGTTCGGGTACGGTCAGTTCGCGCTCGGTCTCGCCACGTTTGCGGTAGGCTTCGTCATCGAGTTTGCTTCGACCCGAGATCAGGCGGGTGGTGCGTGTAAAGCCGGTTACCGAGGGCTGTTTGTCCTGGCTGTCGGTCACAATGGTGCCATCAACCAGGTCAAGGCGGATGTCCGATCCGTCTGCCGGGTTGAAGATATATCCCTTCTGGGCCGTTATGAAGCGGATATGCGCCTTGTCCGTTGCGTCACGGATAAAGATGTTCCACATGCGTGATCCGGCATGGTCAACATTTTCCGCAGTCAGCACGATGTCGTCCGATATGGCGAACATCTTGGACTGCAGGTGTGGCGTCCAGCCCGCATGACTGGCGAAATAGAAGGCCGAACGGTAATCATAACGCGCATAGGGCTGTATGAAGCCGTACAGCGAGAACGCCAGAAAGCCGAATATCGCCCCTGTCACCACAAAGGGCCGACATATGCGAAAGAGCGAGACCCCGCTTGCCATCAGGGCATCGATCTCATGGTTGGTACTCATGCGCCGGATGACAGAAAACACGCTCACGCACATCGCCGCAGGCAGGGCCAGCCCCAGATAATGGGGGATCAGGTCACTTAGCAGCGCGAAGAAGGTTTTCATCGAACTGCCATTGGCAGCGAGCAGGTTGAACAGCACCAGCAGGCGTTCGAGCAGGAGCGCCGACATGACAACGCCCAGTGCGATGGAAAACGGCGGCACGACCTGGCGCAGCAGGTAGCGGTCCAGGGTGCTTGGAGCAAGCCTGTCCAGTATCCGGTGCTGAAGCGACGTGCGATTCATGAGTCGGTGCTTATACCCGGAAAGGAGCGGGAGGGTGAAAGAAGTTCGAAAACGGTTTCCTGCGTGGTAACAGCCTCTCCATCTTCAGGAAAGAAACGCCGTGTAACAGCCAATGTGTACCCTTTGTCTCCGCTGCTGACCGTAATGCGATTCCATCCCGCCGCGCGCAGCGGGTCGTGCGCGCGGGCGGAAGCCGAGGCTACGCCCAGAACCGGCACGGCGCCCAGTGGGCCGGGAAGGGAGGAAATGGTCGCGGTATGAATATGGCCATGCAGTACCATTTCCGCCCCTTCGTGTGCAATACAGTCAGCGAAATTATCCGGGTCTCGGAGTGCCTTGCGGGGGATGGCAAGCCCGGGTACCGGCGGGTGGTGGATCATGACGATCCGGCACAGGCCTTGCCGTCCGGTTTCGTTCAGGATCGTGCGCAGGCGCGCCGCCTGCCGCGCGCCCATGGTGCCGGTTGCCCGAAACCATGGCGTTGGCACCGCCGAACTGACCCCGATCAGCGCAACAGGCCCCATCCGGCGTACAAAGGGAAAGGGCAGCTTACCCATCCATGGTTGCCATAGGCCCACAGTCTGCTGCCAGTCGGCATGCACAAGGGTGTCATGATTGCCGGGTATGACTGTACAAGAGGCGGGCATGCCTTCCAGCCAGCGCAGGGCATTGCGACACTCGCCCGGCAGACCCATGTTGGTCAGATCGCCCGTCACGGCAATCATGTTCACATGATTTGCCGTTATGTCGGCCATGACACGGGCCAGGATCTCGGGTCGATGCACGAAACGGCGGTGCCCACGCCATGAAAAATAGCTGAACATGCGTTTGTTCAGGCGGTCTGCAAGGCGGGGAGGTGCCATTTCCGTCGGCAGGTGAGGGTCCGAAAGATGTGCAATAGTAATGGGATTCAAGATCGCCTCTTTCCTTCCGGCATGCCTGCGCATCAGGGTTATGCGCATGTGTTGTGCCAGACCCCTGTAGGGGGGGCACCTGCTTTTCGTGCCTTGCAATAGAAGGCAGATGGTTGCTTATGACCTGTAAGTCAAATTTCAGACAGGGATGGGATGATTGGTGACCGGATGTTTTGCGCTTGTTTACAACCCGCGCAGCCGACGGAACATGAGCGACACGAGCGCCTATGCCCCGACTGCCCGTGCGCTGCTTGGAGGCAATTTCATCGATCCGGCTGACCGCTCCCGTCTGGATGCTCATATCGCGGACCTGGCTTCGCGCAATATGGAGTGTATTGTCATAGATGGAGGAGACGGCACGGTAAGCGACGTACTGAGCGCCGTGCACCGCCACTATGCCCCTGACCGCCTACCCGCGATTGCTGTGCTGCCATCGGGCAATACCAACCTTATAGCAGGTGATGTGGGCTTTGGCCTGCGCGGGACCAAAGCGCTGGAGCGCCTGCAGCAGCTTGCCGTATCCAACCGGTTGCGGCGCAACGTGCGTCGGCGCTGCGGGTTGGTGGTGCAATGGCCAGACAGTGAGGACAGGCCCCCCGTTG
It contains:
- a CDS encoding inositol monophosphatase family protein; amino-acid sequence: MTQAILTRFEAARSIVRDAAALAMKMRPAPGGPQGTQKSAQDWLTEADGAVESFISERIGTLFPEDGFQGEEEGRTRTGSLRWVVDPIDGTSNYARGRNRWCVSLGLMDGDTPVAGIIEAPALGETYTAVRGHGAFLNGKRIKASPVTDTAASLIEMGWSNRVPPGVFQQKIDAILNLGAMPRSGGSGAIALAEVACGRQDGYLEIRINLWDVAAALVLLEEAGACVSPFLRDGGLNDGISILAAAPGIANAFSSAVGVSLK
- a CDS encoding LptF/LptG family permease, yielding MNRTSLQHRILDRLAPSTLDRYLLRQVVPPFSIALGVVMSALLLERLLVLFNLLAANGSSMKTFFALLSDLIPHYLGLALPAAMCVSVFSVIRRMSTNHEIDALMASGVSLFRICRPFVVTGAIFGFLAFSLYGFIQPYARYDYRSAFYFASHAGWTPHLQSKMFAISDDIVLTAENVDHAGSRMWNIFIRDATDKAHIRFITAQKGYIFNPADGSDIRLDLVDGTIVTDSQDKQPSVTGFTRTTRLISGRSKLDDEAYRKRGETERELTVPELYYGIRHGNPAISHSYMIAELNFRLARTTAIPFIPILACALAGVRKRQKNNPGLAIAAITLVGFDHTLQMGMSFVANMHMSPLLVIWLPTLVFCLICVGVLIRQAGGLRILLERGPSMASRQLSADGLPRHMTERQA
- a CDS encoding sterol desaturase family protein, giving the protein MITNTLKNSSIRTGRSFDLGKMNLSQLWIAYLTYPTILLYFALILCSFTVMAYTYAAFVPVAVSIGAVMLVYPMVWYAIHRFILHGRFLYRMKWSASLWKRIHFDHHQDPHLLDVLFGSPLNTIPTIAVVTIPIGYAIGGMPASAAAFGAGLTITCIYEFFHCIQHLNYKPRMNWIQRMKQRHVLHHFHNENGNYGITSFVADRLFRSYYRDARGCPRSPTVFNLGYDIKEAQHYPWVMEETGSPPRDRPDGANTTRNAA
- a CDS encoding MmcB family DNA repair protein, translating into MPDPLPAPHTQTAIRMGVSQMCRQHGWAVLHEFSLPDRRRADIMALTPQGHLVCIEIKSGLPDFRADRKWSDYLPWCDRMYFAVNQDFPRTVLPDTTGLIVAATDRGADGRPTCVDCAIIHHPPHTALAPARRRKLTLQFALQAAERLGRMEMPQLDQTLRTALRVE
- a CDS encoding metallophosphoesterase family protein, producing MRITLMRRHAGRKEAILNPITIAHLSDPHLPTEMAPPRLADRLNKRMFSYFSWRGHRRFVHRPEILARVMADITANHVNMIAVTGDLTNMGLPGECRNALRWLEGMPASCTVIPGNHDTLVHADWQQTVGLWQPWMGKLPFPFVRRMGPVALIGVSSAVPTPWFRATGTMGARQAARLRTILNETGRQGLCRIVMIHHPPVPGLAIPRKALRDPDNFADCIAHEGAEMVLHGHIHTATISSLPGPLGAVPVLGVASASARAHDPLRAAGWNRITVSSGDKGYTLAVTRRFFPEDGEAVTTQETVFELLSPSRSFPGISTDS
- a CDS encoding LptF/LptG family permease; this encodes MKHRLRLASGTVLLGYLSREMMGKVFATAIIVVSLMEILALLEQVTEIMHRHLGMSGVLYYAVMRLPLLFCNAMPIAMLIGALLALMQMTTSNEIAIMRAAGLSTPGLIKLFLPTTIVLGILCGVVNDQVTPRTEQALAQWWNLTAPDALADPHNYWIRSGNDLISIHFLGNGGSVLKDVMVYHRDRQSLLQKVTTLDSARYVHGHWYGTPARVLDVVSPTRVDLLDIPPGQSTRLDWPITLTPGYITQLTTSFTQSISTMLAEENGSLPSSQSPSFFLTEILGRIMLPVTFTVMLLLAVPVVYIPPRAGIRSWLPVWCLGAGLLFVVFQGLLRALGNAGTLPSLMAIFVGILIFILGVITVLLRIEER
- a CDS encoding nucleotidyltransferase family protein — protein: MGIHVLILAGSRAGRVDPMAQAAGISHKALLPVCGTPMISRVITALQSVGDIDTIAICIEQPDVLEGIVPAGVTFIPPAAGPSASVMKALDTLGTPLLVTTADHALLEPGWVRSFVQAALESGSDVAAAVAMEESIMRDVPGTKRTMIRLADGAFSGCNMFLFRTPAAAGVIRLWQKLETERKHPFRMARILGLSILLRFVFRRLTRADVCRRIGQLAHARVALIPLADGRAAVDVDKPADLELVTHLLSTASAT